One segment of Ignavibacteria bacterium DNA contains the following:
- a CDS encoding tetratricopeptide repeat protein yields the protein MAVRSSVLTELLLQAKANSRTDPLQGLACATEARERAERIGDNEAIVDALNAAAWCYETRTEYSAASLSATTALELARDLQDKMRCGESLLVLGVVRSDMMRFAEALTSLKEAIDVFADLNDAPGLASAYNNIGMIHQQLANYPLALEAYLSALRINETLGDQRNVGVNIGNVSNIYYYLGDMDRSFEYDQRSLDLARASNNTYGTAHALEAIATHYKARGAFDEATHALTDALEIFSTLGEKRYAAATHIKLGSVHELQKKSKKALEHYATAASMALSIKRHDLHAQALLCKGAILSTGKAPSSSIEIFESAIGIARTHALDQLLVEALGHLAQAYARAGDHQRAYDALQECAEMKERLYALDRQRAVAEMQSRFDVERAERESEVFRIKNAHLEELMEVRSQELASMAMRLVGKNAFLQRLRKQISAHTEQHPDLRDVVKDVLREINTDLRDDNEWVRFEEKFEHLHQDFLTKLSQSYPKLTPTELKVCAMLKINLSNKEIAGLLSVSLRNVESHRYSIRKKLGLASDVNLTAVLIRH from the coding sequence ATGGCCGTTCGATCATCAGTACTAACGGAGCTGCTCCTTCAGGCAAAGGCGAACTCGCGCACCGACCCACTACAAGGGCTTGCGTGTGCAACGGAGGCACGTGAGCGAGCAGAGAGAATTGGAGATAACGAAGCCATCGTTGACGCGCTCAATGCCGCCGCTTGGTGCTACGAAACACGCACAGAGTATTCAGCCGCCTCCCTTAGCGCCACAACGGCTCTGGAACTTGCACGAGATCTTCAAGACAAGATGCGATGCGGAGAGAGTCTGCTTGTGCTTGGTGTTGTTCGGTCAGACATGATGCGTTTTGCCGAAGCACTGACAAGTCTTAAGGAGGCAATTGATGTCTTTGCAGATCTCAACGATGCTCCCGGACTTGCCTCGGCATATAATAACATCGGAATGATTCATCAACAATTGGCCAATTACCCACTGGCATTGGAAGCCTATCTGTCGGCCCTGCGTATCAACGAAACACTCGGCGATCAACGAAATGTTGGTGTGAACATTGGTAACGTCAGCAACATATACTATTACTTGGGCGACATGGATCGGTCGTTTGAATACGACCAACGTTCGCTTGATTTAGCCCGTGCCTCCAACAACACGTACGGAACGGCCCATGCACTCGAAGCCATAGCAACCCACTATAAGGCACGCGGTGCTTTCGATGAGGCAACACATGCATTGACCGATGCATTGGAGATCTTCTCTACGCTTGGTGAGAAGCGCTATGCAGCAGCTACGCACATCAAACTCGGTTCTGTACACGAGTTGCAGAAGAAGTCCAAGAAAGCTCTGGAGCACTATGCAACAGCAGCTAGTATGGCATTGAGCATCAAGAGACACGACCTTCATGCACAAGCGCTGTTGTGTAAGGGGGCGATTCTGTCAACCGGGAAAGCCCCCTCATCATCGATCGAGATCTTCGAGAGTGCGATTGGGATCGCAAGGACACACGCGCTTGATCAATTGCTTGTTGAAGCGTTGGGACATCTTGCTCAAGCATATGCCCGTGCGGGAGATCATCAACGAGCGTATGATGCTCTACAAGAGTGTGCGGAGATGAAGGAGCGATTGTATGCCTTGGACCGACAGCGTGCCGTGGCCGAGATGCAGTCGCGATTCGATGTTGAACGTGCCGAACGCGAGAGCGAAGTGTTCCGGATCAAGAACGCTCATCTCGAAGAACTGATGGAGGTTCGTTCTCAGGAACTCGCGTCGATGGCAATGCGATTGGTGGGCAAGAATGCCTTCCTACAACGACTCCGGAAGCAGATATCAGCACACACCGAACAACATCCCGATTTGCGTGATGTCGTGAAGGATGTGTTGCGAGAGATCAACACTGATCTTCGAGATGACAACGAATGGGTCCGGTTCGAAGAGAAGTTTGAACATCTTCATCAAGACTTTCTTACAAAACTCTCGCAGTCCTATCCAAAACTCACACCAACGGAGCTCAAGGTGTGTGCAATGTTGAAGATCAATCTCTCGAACAAAGAGATTGCCGGGCTGTTGTCTGTTTCATTGCGGAATGTAGAGAGTCATCGCTATTCTATTCGCAAGAAACTCGGGCTTGCATCCGACGTGAATCTCACTGCTGTTCTGATCCGACATTGA